In Verrucomicrobiota bacterium, the genomic stretch CAAAGTATGACTAGCAGCGACAACGATTTAGTTAAGAACTCGTCGCTCTACCGCGAGTTTCAGGCGGAGCGCGAAGAGATCTTGAAGCACAAGTGGATCGAGTCGGAAAAGGCAGGGTACGACATCGGGTTCGAGCACGCCCTGACCGATTGGATCATCAAACATCGATCCAAGTG encodes the following:
- a CDS encoding DUF4032 domain-containing protein translates to MTSSDNDLVKNSSLYREFQAEREEILKHKWIESEKAGYDIGFEHALTDWIIKHRSKWRKSRQKQSSQ